Proteins co-encoded in one Nonomuraea helvata genomic window:
- a CDS encoding carbohydrate ABC transporter permease translates to MSVIQAGRPTRPARRGTDIASKAVVNGILGLMALYTLIPLWWLFVSATKASGYLYTGAPLWFSHFDLVTNIRDVFSFENGVFSTWLANSALYSLVGATVGTLLSAMAGYALSKFSFRGRESVFNVILASVLIPAPMFALPLFLLMAKLDITNSYWSVLLPSCVSPFGVYLCRIFAAASVPDELLEAARLDGAGEQRTFFRIALPLMSPALVTVFLFQFVAIWNNYLLPSLMLNTPSLQPVTVGLVQWRSEFASGVSPLLSITGAFLSLIPLLVAFVSLQRFWRKGLTAGSVK, encoded by the coding sequence ATGAGCGTGATTCAGGCCGGCCGACCGACCCGACCGGCCCGCCGCGGCACCGACATCGCGAGCAAGGCCGTCGTCAACGGCATTCTGGGCCTGATGGCCCTGTACACGCTGATCCCGCTGTGGTGGCTGTTCGTCTCCGCGACCAAGGCCTCGGGCTACCTCTACACCGGTGCGCCCCTGTGGTTCTCCCACTTCGACCTGGTCACCAACATCAGAGACGTGTTCAGCTTCGAAAACGGCGTCTTCTCCACCTGGCTCGCCAACAGCGCGCTGTACAGCCTCGTCGGCGCCACCGTCGGCACCCTGCTGTCCGCGATGGCCGGCTACGCGCTGTCCAAGTTCAGCTTCCGCGGCCGCGAAAGCGTGTTCAACGTCATCCTCGCCTCGGTTCTCATCCCGGCGCCGATGTTCGCCCTGCCGTTGTTCCTGCTCATGGCCAAGCTGGACATCACCAACTCCTACTGGTCGGTGCTGCTGCCCAGCTGTGTCAGCCCTTTCGGCGTCTACCTGTGCCGAATCTTCGCCGCGGCGTCCGTCCCGGACGAACTGCTGGAGGCCGCACGGCTCGACGGAGCAGGCGAACAGCGCACCTTCTTCCGGATCGCCCTGCCGCTGATGTCCCCGGCACTGGTGACCGTCTTCCTGTTCCAGTTCGTCGCCATCTGGAACAACTACCTGCTGCCCTCGCTCATGCTCAACACCCCCTCACTGCAGCCCGTCACGGTGGGCCTGGTGCAGTGGCGCTCGGAGTTCGCCAGCGGAGTGTCGCCGCTGCTGTCGATCACCGGTGCGTTCCTGTCGCTGATCCCTCTGCTCGTCGCCTTCGTCAGCCTCCAGCGGTTCTGGCGCAAGGGCCTGACCGCAGGCTCCGTCAAGTAA
- a CDS encoding sugar ABC transporter permease codes for MSSTSSTRTASPPRPAPAVTRRVSPAGRPRRTGRRSALTASGFLAPFAVLFLTMMVAPIGYAIYQSFFTVRRAGLFGGTQSTEFTGLSNYAAAFGDHDFIASIIRVILLGCVQVPVMLGLALLLALLLDSRSARLRKTYRLTFFLPYALPGAIAAVMWSFLLVKDLSPFTGPLSHIGIDVDFLSPSWVPVSIGHMITWGWTGYNMLIIYSALQTIPAEVMEAAALDGCTGWRLAWAVKIPLVRPALVLTTVFSIIGTAQLYTEPAVLVGARIPGVDPKFSPIMNTALGMDMGDQNLASAQSVVLALITLVLSFGFLKYNQRKGAMA; via the coding sequence ATGAGCAGTACCAGCAGCACCCGGACCGCGTCACCGCCGCGGCCGGCGCCCGCGGTCACCCGCCGCGTCTCCCCCGCCGGTCGGCCGCGGCGCACCGGCCGCCGCAGCGCGTTGACCGCGTCGGGTTTCCTGGCGCCGTTCGCGGTCCTCTTCCTGACCATGATGGTCGCGCCGATCGGCTACGCGATCTACCAGAGCTTCTTCACCGTCCGCCGCGCCGGGCTGTTCGGCGGTACGCAGTCCACAGAGTTCACGGGACTGTCCAACTACGCCGCCGCCTTCGGCGACCACGACTTCATCGCGTCGATCATCCGAGTCATACTGCTGGGCTGCGTCCAGGTCCCGGTCATGCTCGGCCTGGCCCTCCTGCTCGCGCTCCTGCTGGACTCCCGCTCGGCCCGGCTGCGGAAGACCTACCGGCTCACGTTCTTCCTGCCCTACGCGCTGCCGGGTGCGATCGCCGCGGTGATGTGGTCCTTCCTCCTGGTGAAAGACCTCTCGCCGTTCACCGGACCGCTGTCCCACATCGGGATCGACGTCGACTTCCTGTCGCCGTCGTGGGTTCCGGTCTCGATCGGGCACATGATCACGTGGGGCTGGACCGGCTACAACATGCTGATCATCTACTCCGCGCTGCAGACGATCCCGGCCGAGGTGATGGAGGCCGCCGCGCTCGACGGCTGCACCGGATGGCGCCTGGCGTGGGCGGTGAAGATCCCGCTGGTGCGTCCCGCGCTGGTGCTGACCACGGTCTTCTCCATCATCGGGACGGCGCAGCTGTACACCGAGCCGGCGGTGCTGGTCGGCGCGCGCATTCCGGGCGTCGACCCGAAGTTCTCCCCGATCATGAACACGGCCCTGGGCATGGACATGGGCGACCAGAACCTCGCCTCCGCCCAGTCCGTCGTGCTCGCGTTGATCACCCTCGTGCTCTCGTTCGGGTTTCTCAAGTACAACCAGCGCAAGGGAGCGATGGCATGA
- a CDS encoding sugar ABC transporter substrate-binding protein, whose protein sequence is MDSTTIRTRRLLALATAAVMAFGVGACSSDQNTSAAESGQSGPVNMEFWGWAPYEKIVDQWNASHPIIKVTFKKIPSGGKGGYTQITNAITAGQGPCLAQIEYQAIPSMLVKNTVMDITKDASADIAKYLPSAVSASSIGGKIYGIPVDVGPMVLFYRKDLFTKYGITEPPATWAEYKADAEKVAAADPSVKFGNAPSEGNDLAAYTLQTGQSWYSTSGDSWTVSIDNPGTRKVAAFWQDLKDKGLVTITGNAWDPKFNKAATAGKVLTFVNASWAAGGLKSDLKDLSGKWAVAPMPTWEAGDGKSSSNGGSATSVMTGCKTPGEAVQFADFLSSDPQAVKTGITEGLYPASKAGQDDPSLKAGDPYFGGQQVGDLYKASAAQVPSTWTNGPTYQQVESDLSGAMGKGTLPDAVTKVQASTVAAIKQLGLSVTDG, encoded by the coding sequence ATGGACAGCACCACCATACGCACCCGCAGACTCCTGGCGCTCGCCACCGCGGCGGTCATGGCATTCGGCGTCGGCGCGTGCAGCAGTGACCAGAACACCTCCGCCGCGGAATCGGGCCAGAGCGGGCCGGTGAACATGGAGTTCTGGGGCTGGGCCCCCTACGAGAAGATCGTCGACCAGTGGAACGCCTCCCACCCGATCATCAAGGTCACCTTCAAGAAGATCCCATCGGGCGGCAAGGGCGGCTACACCCAGATCACCAACGCGATCACCGCCGGCCAGGGCCCGTGCCTGGCCCAGATCGAGTACCAAGCCATCCCGTCGATGCTCGTGAAGAACACGGTCATGGACATCACGAAGGACGCGAGCGCCGACATCGCCAAGTACCTCCCGTCGGCCGTCTCCGCCTCCAGCATCGGCGGCAAGATCTACGGCATCCCGGTGGACGTGGGCCCGATGGTCCTCTTCTACCGCAAGGACCTGTTCACCAAGTACGGCATCACCGAGCCGCCGGCCACCTGGGCCGAGTACAAGGCCGACGCCGAGAAGGTCGCCGCCGCCGATCCGAGCGTGAAGTTCGGCAACGCGCCCAGCGAGGGCAACGATCTGGCGGCCTACACCCTGCAGACCGGCCAGTCCTGGTACTCGACCAGCGGAGACAGCTGGACCGTCAGCATCGACAACCCCGGCACCCGCAAGGTCGCCGCCTTCTGGCAGGACCTGAAGGACAAGGGTCTGGTGACGATTACCGGCAACGCCTGGGACCCGAAGTTCAACAAGGCCGCCACAGCCGGCAAGGTGCTGACGTTCGTCAACGCGTCCTGGGCCGCCGGCGGCCTGAAGTCGGACCTGAAGGACCTGTCCGGCAAGTGGGCGGTCGCCCCGATGCCGACCTGGGAGGCCGGCGACGGCAAGAGCTCCAGCAACGGCGGCTCGGCCACCTCGGTGATGACCGGGTGCAAGACGCCCGGCGAAGCCGTGCAGTTCGCCGATTTCCTGTCCAGCGACCCGCAGGCCGTGAAGACGGGCATCACCGAAGGGCTGTACCCGGCGTCGAAGGCCGGACAGGACGACCCATCGCTGAAGGCGGGTGACCCGTACTTCGGCGGCCAGCAGGTCGGCGACCTGTACAAGGCCTCCGCCGCGCAGGTGCCCAGCACCTGGACCAACGGCCCGACCTATCAGCAGGTCGAGTCGGACCTCTCCGGCGCCATGGGCAAGGGCACCCTGCCGGACGCGGTCACCAAGGTCCAGGCCTCGACGGTCGCCGCGATCAAGCAGCTCGGACTGTCGGTGACCGACGGCTGA
- a CDS encoding glycoside hydrolase family 2 TIM barrel-domain containing protein: protein MNGLDPNAYVEDRSPGTGRLRPRAAFASDLPTIALDGDWRFRLASGLDDLTGDFAAPDFDDTAWDLLAVPSCWQMTGLPGEPRYGAPAYTNVLYPFPVDPPRVPRQNPTGEYRREFDVPDGFPASAAVLRFEGVDSAFAVWLNGIRLGDGKGSRLTTEFDVSAGLRPGRNVLAVRVHQWSSGSYLEDQDMWWLSGIFRSVSVAARGVEDFFVHTAYDHTTGRGTLSVDVNAPTRVSLSVPELGISAADPAGPHVIDRIEPWSDERPRLYSGELVSEAGERIPLRIGFRTVAVVDGVLTANGRPISLRGVNRHEWHPLTGRTLTEDAMVTDVLLMKQYNINAVRTSHYPPDHRFLDLCDEHGLWVFCEGDLETHGFEPGGWQRNPSDDPAWREAYLDRAARLVERDKNHPSVIVWSLGNESGTGSNLAAAAAWVRHRDDSRLIHYEGDHESCAYVDLYSRMYIGVDELAAVGRGQEPPTADPIDDAHRRALPAVLCEYGHAMGTGPGGLSEYQQVIDAHPRLAGGFIWEWIDHGILRRTEQDAPHSFYAYGGDFGEEVHDGNFVADGLLFPDRTPSPGLVEYKKVIEPVRIHIDPVTRQVSVHNLHHVRDSGYLDFQWTVEDGGEPAGSGGLTVPATAPGTTTVLDWPADLAAAFDSVRKIGSGNEVWLTVTAVLAADETWARAGHEIAWAQGLVVAPAASPVPSMPAPAIAHDGDITLGAARFDARSGVLIRLGDLELDGPRLDIWRAPIDNDLLNAFGEPQITAWLAAGLNRMRHEVLSVEPDAQGLTVTARLAAVGSSSALGMVYRWTACDGPDAGQAPLRLECTVTPDGAWSVPLPRLGIAMSLPGTDAEVEWFGLGPGEAYRDSRTAARVGRHRSTVSAMQTPYVRPQENGNRHQVRRTRITTPDGTTLLITGDPVIDLTVRPWSTAALAAAAHQHDLVGDGRLHLHLDHAHHGLGSASCGPGPSASDVLAAVPTVFRVEFSTGR from the coding sequence ATGAACGGCCTCGACCCCAACGCCTACGTCGAAGACCGGTCGCCGGGCACCGGACGGCTGCGCCCGCGCGCCGCGTTCGCCTCCGACCTGCCCACGATCGCGCTCGACGGCGACTGGAGATTCCGACTGGCGTCAGGGCTGGACGACCTCACCGGGGACTTCGCCGCGCCGGACTTCGACGACACCGCCTGGGACCTGCTCGCCGTGCCGTCCTGCTGGCAGATGACCGGCCTGCCCGGCGAGCCGCGCTATGGTGCCCCGGCCTACACCAACGTCCTGTACCCGTTCCCGGTCGACCCGCCGCGGGTGCCCCGGCAGAACCCGACCGGCGAGTACCGCCGCGAGTTCGACGTTCCGGACGGGTTCCCGGCATCGGCTGCGGTGCTCCGGTTCGAGGGCGTCGACTCCGCGTTCGCTGTGTGGCTCAACGGGATCCGGCTCGGCGACGGCAAGGGCAGCCGGCTGACGACCGAGTTCGACGTCTCCGCCGGTCTGCGGCCCGGCCGGAACGTACTCGCGGTCCGCGTGCATCAGTGGTCGTCCGGCAGCTACCTGGAAGACCAGGACATGTGGTGGCTGTCCGGGATCTTCCGGTCGGTGTCCGTGGCCGCCCGCGGTGTCGAGGACTTCTTCGTCCACACCGCCTACGACCACACGACAGGCCGGGGCACCCTGTCCGTAGACGTCAACGCCCCGACCCGCGTGTCCCTGTCGGTGCCCGAGCTCGGCATATCCGCCGCCGATCCGGCCGGCCCGCACGTGATCGACCGCATCGAGCCCTGGTCGGACGAGCGGCCGCGCCTGTACTCGGGGGAACTGGTTTCCGAGGCCGGGGAGCGGATTCCGCTGCGCATCGGCTTCCGCACGGTGGCCGTCGTGGACGGCGTGCTGACCGCCAACGGCCGGCCGATCTCGCTACGGGGCGTCAACCGCCACGAATGGCACCCCCTGACGGGACGTACCCTGACCGAGGACGCCATGGTGACCGACGTGCTGCTCATGAAGCAGTACAACATCAACGCGGTGCGCACCAGCCACTACCCACCCGACCACCGTTTCCTGGATCTGTGTGACGAGCACGGGCTGTGGGTGTTCTGCGAGGGCGACCTCGAGACGCACGGCTTCGAGCCGGGCGGCTGGCAGCGCAATCCCAGCGACGACCCCGCGTGGCGCGAGGCGTACCTGGACCGGGCCGCCCGGCTGGTGGAACGCGACAAGAACCACCCTTCGGTCATCGTCTGGTCGCTGGGGAACGAGTCCGGCACCGGATCGAACCTGGCGGCCGCGGCCGCGTGGGTCCGGCACCGCGACGACAGTCGTCTGATCCACTACGAGGGCGACCACGAGAGCTGCGCGTACGTCGACCTGTACTCCCGCATGTACATCGGTGTGGACGAGCTGGCCGCGGTGGGGCGCGGCCAGGAACCTCCGACAGCTGATCCGATTGACGACGCGCACCGCCGGGCCCTTCCGGCCGTGCTGTGCGAGTACGGGCACGCCATGGGCACCGGCCCCGGCGGCTTGTCCGAGTACCAGCAGGTCATCGACGCGCACCCGCGCCTGGCCGGCGGATTCATCTGGGAGTGGATCGACCACGGGATCCTCCGGCGCACCGAACAGGACGCCCCCCACTCGTTCTACGCCTACGGCGGCGACTTCGGCGAGGAGGTCCACGACGGCAATTTCGTCGCCGACGGGCTGCTCTTCCCCGACCGCACGCCGTCGCCGGGCCTGGTCGAGTACAAGAAGGTCATCGAACCGGTCCGGATCCACATCGACCCGGTGACTCGGCAGGTCAGCGTGCACAACCTGCACCACGTCCGCGACAGCGGCTACCTGGACTTCCAGTGGACCGTCGAGGACGGCGGCGAGCCGGCCGGCTCCGGCGGCCTGACCGTGCCCGCGACCGCACCGGGCACGACGACAGTCCTCGATTGGCCCGCCGACCTCGCCGCCGCCTTCGATTCGGTGCGCAAGATCGGCTCTGGCAACGAGGTGTGGCTGACCGTGACCGCGGTGCTCGCCGCCGACGAGACCTGGGCCCGGGCCGGCCACGAGATCGCCTGGGCGCAGGGGCTGGTCGTGGCTCCCGCCGCCTCGCCGGTCCCCTCCATGCCGGCGCCGGCGATCGCCCACGACGGGGACATCACACTGGGCGCCGCACGGTTCGACGCCCGCAGCGGGGTGCTGATCCGGCTCGGCGACCTGGAGCTCGACGGGCCCAGGCTGGACATCTGGCGTGCCCCGATCGACAACGACCTGCTCAACGCCTTCGGCGAGCCGCAGATCACCGCCTGGCTCGCCGCCGGACTGAACCGGATGCGCCATGAGGTCCTGAGCGTCGAGCCCGACGCACAAGGACTCACGGTCACCGCCCGGCTCGCCGCCGTCGGGTCCTCCTCCGCGCTCGGCATGGTCTACCGCTGGACGGCCTGCGACGGACCGGACGCGGGCCAGGCCCCGCTCCGGCTGGAATGCACCGTCACCCCTGACGGTGCATGGTCGGTGCCACTGCCCCGGCTGGGGATCGCGATGTCGCTGCCCGGCACCGACGCCGAGGTCGAGTGGTTCGGCCTCGGTCCCGGCGAGGCGTACCGCGACTCCCGTACCGCCGCTCGCGTAGGCCGCCACCGGTCGACTGTCTCGGCGATGCAGACCCCCTATGTCCGCCCGCAGGAGAACGGCAACCGCCACCAAGTCCGCCGCACCCGGATCACGACCCCAGACGGCACCACCCTGCTCATCACGGGCGACCCGGTCATCGACCTGACCGTGCGTCCATGGAGCACCGCAGCCCTGGCCGCCGCGGCCCACCAGCACGACCTGGTCGGCGACGGCCGACTCCATCTCCACCTCGACCACGCGCACCACGGCCTCGGCAGCGCGTCCTGCGGTCCGGGCCCGTCAGCATCGGACGTCCTGGCCGCGGTCCCGACGGTGTTCCGCGTGGAGTTCAGCACCGGTCGGTAG
- a CDS encoding LacI family DNA-binding transcriptional regulator: MAARAGVTKQTVSNVVSGKKVRPETLEKVNKAIAELGYKPNLVARSLRTGSTSTVGLFVPSVANPFYSEMVEEVENLLVGHGYNLLLATTRDDPDYTRAHLENLAARSVDALLAAGDNGVDQQLPMLAAANFPVALFAWEGDPPTTLPVVSIDYQHAGFLAGCHLRDLGHRNVAVVADLPAHTPRVVGLRRAFAADGLDDRKVFACTSDDAAGGFAAACAALDADPELTAIFATHDILAIGAIEAVVRSGRRVPDDVSVVGFDDIAQVGRIRPALTTVTFPKREMAQQAVELLLRAVDSGQPPTNVVSLLRPTLTVRDSSGPARRDRLAPGTA, translated from the coding sequence GTGGCAGCTCGGGCGGGAGTCACCAAGCAGACCGTCTCCAACGTGGTGTCCGGCAAGAAGGTGCGGCCGGAGACCCTGGAGAAGGTGAACAAGGCGATCGCCGAACTCGGCTACAAGCCGAACCTGGTGGCGCGCTCGCTGCGCACCGGCAGCACGTCGACGGTGGGGCTGTTCGTGCCGTCGGTGGCCAACCCGTTCTATTCGGAGATGGTCGAAGAGGTGGAGAACCTCCTGGTCGGCCACGGATACAACCTGCTGCTCGCCACGACGCGCGACGATCCCGACTACACCCGGGCCCACCTGGAGAACCTCGCCGCGCGCTCGGTGGACGCACTGCTGGCCGCCGGGGACAACGGCGTCGATCAGCAGCTGCCGATGCTCGCCGCGGCCAACTTCCCGGTCGCGCTGTTCGCCTGGGAGGGGGACCCGCCGACCACGCTCCCGGTGGTGTCCATCGACTACCAGCACGCCGGGTTCCTGGCCGGGTGCCACCTGCGGGATCTCGGCCACCGGAACGTCGCGGTGGTCGCCGACCTCCCCGCGCACACGCCGCGCGTCGTGGGGTTGCGCCGGGCGTTCGCTGCCGACGGGCTGGACGACCGCAAGGTGTTCGCCTGCACCAGCGACGACGCCGCCGGCGGGTTCGCCGCGGCCTGCGCGGCCCTGGACGCGGATCCGGAGCTGACGGCGATCTTCGCCACCCACGACATCCTGGCCATCGGTGCCATCGAGGCGGTGGTCCGGTCCGGGCGGCGGGTCCCCGACGACGTCAGCGTCGTCGGCTTCGACGACATCGCCCAAGTCGGGCGGATCCGACCGGCGCTGACCACGGTCACCTTCCCCAAGCGCGAGATGGCCCAGCAGGCCGTGGAACTACTGCTACGAGCCGTCGACTCCGGCCAGCCGCCGACCAACGTCGTATCGCTGCTGCGCCCGACCCTGACCGTAAGGGACAGCAGCGGCCCCGCCCGGCGCGACCGCTTAGCGCCTGGCACCGCTTGA
- a CDS encoding DNRLRE domain-containing protein has translation MSAPAGGIFTQNSPKPYPRIQSIVVKNSSFDTSRYTSGPIRLNGGNGSTQTITADEQASYGFAPNPDGSGTAYTDANGQTQNVKAGALTEGDTWVGAWWGDQTKNNSSDLTLITRNTGVGLMGEQYTTGSGDGKLSYIQFPLSSLTKAPSQATLHLTYVGHRYSSVPSTDTDQLLVQPVSDTTCTGGGTSCPINTMTWQNRPSFTATSSSVAKSATFTLGSTIIPEGGGTHQGNAIDGRDITVDITSFVQNAYAANQSTLLLAVGNAGGTNHELRFVSSEGATGSGKLTNGNAEMAPALTVTP, from the coding sequence GTGTCGGCGCCGGCCGGCGGCATCTTCACGCAGAACAGCCCCAAACCGTACCCGCGCATCCAGAGCATCGTGGTGAAGAACAGCTCGTTCGATACCTCCCGGTACACGTCGGGACCGATCAGACTCAACGGCGGCAACGGATCCACCCAGACCATCACCGCCGACGAGCAGGCGAGTTACGGGTTCGCCCCCAACCCCGACGGGTCGGGCACCGCGTACACGGACGCGAACGGCCAGACCCAGAACGTCAAGGCCGGCGCCCTCACCGAGGGCGACACCTGGGTGGGTGCGTGGTGGGGCGACCAGACCAAGAACAACTCCTCGGACCTGACCCTCATCACCCGCAACACCGGGGTCGGCCTGATGGGCGAGCAGTACACCACAGGATCCGGAGACGGAAAGCTCTCCTACATCCAGTTCCCCCTCAGCAGCCTCACCAAGGCACCGAGCCAGGCGACACTCCATCTCACCTACGTCGGCCACCGCTATTCGTCGGTCCCGTCGACCGACACCGACCAACTCCTCGTGCAACCCGTCAGCGACACCACGTGCACCGGCGGCGGCACGTCCTGTCCGATCAACACGATGACCTGGCAGAACCGGCCGAGCTTCACCGCCACGAGCTCCTCCGTCGCGAAGTCGGCCACCTTCACCCTCGGTTCGACCATCATCCCCGAGGGCGGCGGGACCCACCAGGGCAACGCCATCGACGGCCGCGACATCACCGTCGACATCACCTCCTTCGTCCAGAACGCCTACGCGGCCAATCAGTCCACGCTGCTGCTCGCCGTCGGTAACGCGGGGGGCACCAACCACGAGCTGCGCTTCGTCAGCTCCGAAGGCGCCACCGGCTCCGGGAAGCTCACCAACGGGAACGCCGAGATGGCGCCCGCGCTGACCGTGACCCCGTAG
- a CDS encoding rhodanese-like domain-containing protein encodes MRMGYEWRAGHVDDAVHIPLPELPERLGEVPEGTVWVHCGTGYRAAAAASLLARAGRRVVHIDDAYARAADAGLPITTSNGETFSPPSTPPSWASC; translated from the coding sequence GTGCGAATGGGCTACGAATGGCGTGCCGGACACGTGGACGATGCCGTACACATCCCACTGCCAGAGCTGCCAGAACGCTTGGGCGAGGTGCCAGAAGGAACGGTGTGGGTGCACTGCGGCACCGGCTACCGGGCCGCGGCGGCGGCGAGCCTGCTGGCTCGCGCCGGCCGCCGCGTGGTGCACATCGACGACGCCTACGCCCGAGCCGCCGACGCCGGCCTGCCCATCACGACCTCTAACGGGGAGACCTTTTCACCACCATCGACACCGCCGAGCTGGGCCTCCTGCTGA
- a CDS encoding rhodanese-like domain-containing protein yields MDVRTPSEFEAAHIPGSRHVPLASAVPARTLPPMRAPTQIAHFGLSENYPLGVLDEMRGSERP; encoded by the coding sequence ATCGACGTGCGGACGCCCAGCGAGTTCGAGGCCGCGCACATTCCCGGCTCTCGTCACGTGCCGCTGGCCTCGGCGGTCCCGGCGCGAACGTTGCCCCCCATGCGGGCACCGACACAAATAGCACACTTCGGTTTGTCCGAAAATTACCCCTTGGGGGTACTTGACGAAATGCGCGGGTCAGAGAGACCGTAG
- a CDS encoding transporter substrate-binding domain-containing protein, with amino-acid sequence MIRSSLLIAPIIPTILIAAIAGCGSGQSQGDLLQRVKTAGVIRVAQTQANPPWNFLENGKPAGYDVDVANELAKRLKVAQVEFVPSNFQSFIAGVQAGRFDMVISGQTITDERKKQVDFSRPYEVNGISIFVAAGSAISGLADLKGKKVAVTAGTTQAAFAKKSIPGADIKTYDNATLGMTEVARSRADAALVSRFQGAFLAQKNGLAVKPAGPLLESEVNGISFAKGSATFKQAVDQALGDMISDGTLSAISKKWLGGLDMAEQLKGV; translated from the coding sequence ATGATCCGCTCCTCACTCCTCATCGCTCCCATCATCCCCACCATCCTGATCGCCGCTATCGCCGGATGCGGGTCCGGCCAGAGCCAGGGTGATCTCCTCCAACGAGTCAAGACCGCAGGCGTCATCCGGGTGGCGCAGACCCAGGCCAATCCGCCGTGGAACTTCCTCGAGAACGGCAAGCCCGCAGGCTACGACGTGGACGTTGCCAACGAGCTGGCCAAACGGCTCAAGGTCGCCCAGGTCGAATTCGTCCCGTCGAACTTCCAGAGCTTCATCGCCGGAGTCCAGGCGGGCAGGTTCGACATGGTGATCTCGGGCCAGACCATCACCGACGAGCGGAAGAAGCAGGTCGATTTCTCCCGCCCTTACGAGGTCAACGGCATCTCGATCTTCGTGGCCGCCGGGTCGGCCATCAGCGGCCTGGCCGATCTGAAAGGCAAGAAGGTCGCGGTCACCGCGGGCACGACCCAGGCCGCGTTTGCCAAGAAGTCGATCCCGGGCGCCGACATCAAGACCTACGACAACGCCACACTGGGCATGACCGAGGTGGCCCGAAGCCGGGCCGACGCCGCCCTGGTCTCCCGCTTCCAGGGCGCCTTCCTGGCCCAGAAGAACGGCCTGGCGGTCAAGCCGGCGGGTCCGCTGCTGGAGTCGGAGGTCAACGGCATCTCCTTCGCCAAGGGTTCGGCGACCTTCAAGCAGGCCGTGGACCAGGCCCTGGGCGACATGATCTCCGACGGGACGCTCAGCGCGATCTCGAAGAAGTGGCTCGGCGGCCTCGACATGGCCGAACAGCTCAAGGGGGTCTGA
- a CDS encoding amino acid ABC transporter permease, protein MDLLIDFLPDLLTGLGVTIVLGVVSFVLGSAVGGLVTLARISSSRVLRALAAAYVSVFRGTPLLIQIMIVYYGLPQLGLEIPPIPSAIIAFTLFSGAYLSENFRAGILGVDRGQWEAAASMAMPYWRTLRRIIFPQAIRIATPAVGSRFVALMKDTSLASAVTVVELTRVAEGIGTSTFRYMEALLLVGLLYWLVNTLLQIGQQVLERRMRRAYA, encoded by the coding sequence ATGGACCTCCTGATCGACTTCCTGCCCGATCTGCTCACCGGTCTCGGCGTCACGATCGTGCTGGGTGTGGTCTCGTTCGTCCTCGGCAGCGCGGTGGGGGGCCTGGTGACGCTTGCCCGCATTTCCTCCAGCCGTGTGCTGCGGGCGCTGGCTGCCGCCTACGTGTCGGTGTTCCGCGGAACGCCGCTGCTCATCCAGATCATGATCGTCTACTACGGGCTGCCGCAACTCGGGCTCGAGATCCCGCCCATCCCGTCCGCGATCATCGCCTTCACCCTGTTCAGTGGCGCCTACCTGAGCGAGAACTTCCGCGCCGGGATTCTCGGCGTGGACCGCGGCCAGTGGGAGGCGGCGGCCTCGATGGCCATGCCGTACTGGAGGACCCTGCGCCGGATCATCTTCCCGCAGGCGATCAGGATCGCGACCCCGGCCGTGGGGAGCCGCTTTGTCGCGCTGATGAAGGACACCTCGCTCGCCTCGGCGGTCACCGTCGTCGAGCTGACCCGGGTGGCCGAAGGCATCGGCACATCGACCTTCCGCTACATGGAGGCGCTGTTGCTGGTCGGGCTCCTGTACTGGCTGGTCAACACGCTGCTGCAGATCGGCCAGCAGGTGCTGGAACGGCGGATGCGGAGGGCATACGCATGA